A window of the Leucothrix mucor DSM 2157 genome harbors these coding sequences:
- a CDS encoding xanthine dehydrogenase family protein molybdopterin-binding subunit: MSKLGTITRRTFLVASAAVAGGVVFGTYKYLQPVPNPLLETDDAAKPDFASLNPYIKIDQDGVTVITPRAEMGQGIHSALAMMVAEELDLDWKTIKTEHGPASNSYYVGIMMEAMAGHQYDHGKKATFIRELSHIPAKFMGLQLTGGSMSTPDGFIKMRSAGASARLALMLAAAQEWGVVATGLKTEDGFVINPANNEKLAYTELAVKAAAIEAPVEPPLRDPSQWRYIGKSMPRVDIPAKTTGTAEFASDVKREGMLHATVKMSPRFGAGIKSSDTRKAEAMPGVEKIIQLDNNGFAIIANNTWRAFKAANAIEVEWETASYPADTAGIMQTFEESFNTEPNGTFEEKGDVELIFADAGDLVTAEYRVPYLAHSTMEPMSAVAQVKDGRVDIWTGAQAPTGNRDAIADAAGLDASNVHIHTTYLGGGFGRRSENDFSMMAYKIAAQTNGKPVKVTWSREEDMQHDFYRPAAIARFKGVMGAKKPLAVDIKIASSSIFLSMSKRSSMPAMGSDPLIAEGTAGQPDAIENMRIRTYTPELDIPVGFWRSVGASYNGFLHESFMDELAASKELDPIQMRLAMFGDLAPPGNKVVEKVAQMAGWTGRKHENGSGCGFAYTLSFGAHTAQIIDVSMTDRGIKIDKVYCALDVGVAIDPRNIEAQIQSAVIYGLTSAISGEITFEDGKVVQSNFHDYPAMRMNEVPEIEVAILENNPKITGVGEPGTPPSIPALANAIFALTGTRIRELPMNKLVTFA, encoded by the coding sequence ATGAGTAAATTAGGAACCATTACCCGTCGGACGTTTTTAGTTGCCTCCGCAGCCGTTGCCGGTGGTGTCGTATTCGGCACTTATAAATACCTGCAGCCAGTGCCCAACCCCTTATTAGAGACTGATGACGCAGCCAAGCCCGATTTCGCCAGCTTAAACCCCTATATCAAAATCGATCAGGATGGCGTGACCGTGATCACCCCACGCGCAGAAATGGGCCAAGGCATTCACAGCGCGCTGGCCATGATGGTTGCCGAAGAGTTGGATTTGGATTGGAAAACCATTAAGACCGAACATGGCCCTGCCAGCAACAGCTACTACGTCGGCATTATGATGGAAGCCATGGCGGGCCATCAGTATGACCACGGCAAGAAAGCCACCTTCATACGCGAGCTCTCGCACATCCCCGCCAAATTTATGGGCTTGCAGCTCACCGGCGGCTCGATGTCGACACCGGATGGCTTTATTAAAATGCGCAGCGCCGGTGCCAGTGCACGCTTGGCATTAATGCTGGCTGCGGCTCAAGAATGGGGCGTGGTGGCTACCGGCCTGAAAACCGAAGATGGCTTTGTGATCAATCCCGCCAATAATGAAAAACTCGCCTATACCGAACTGGCCGTGAAAGCTGCAGCGATTGAAGCCCCTGTCGAACCACCGCTGCGTGACCCGTCCCAATGGCGTTATATTGGTAAATCGATGCCACGCGTAGATATTCCGGCTAAAACCACTGGTACGGCAGAGTTTGCCAGCGATGTAAAACGCGAAGGCATGCTACACGCCACGGTTAAAATGAGCCCACGCTTTGGGGCAGGCATCAAATCATCCGACACCCGTAAGGCCGAAGCCATGCCCGGCGTTGAGAAAATCATTCAGCTGGATAACAACGGCTTTGCCATTATCGCTAATAACACCTGGCGAGCGTTTAAAGCGGCAAACGCCATTGAGGTGGAATGGGAAACCGCCAGCTACCCTGCTGACACTGCCGGTATTATGCAAACCTTTGAGGAGAGCTTTAATACCGAGCCCAATGGCACCTTTGAGGAAAAAGGCGATGTGGAACTGATCTTTGCCGACGCCGGTGATTTGGTGACTGCAGAATACCGCGTGCCGTACTTAGCGCATTCCACCATGGAGCCAATGAGCGCCGTGGCTCAGGTTAAAGACGGCCGCGTCGATATTTGGACCGGTGCACAAGCGCCAACCGGTAATCGCGATGCCATTGCCGACGCGGCGGGCTTAGATGCCAGCAATGTACACATTCACACTACCTATTTAGGCGGTGGCTTTGGCAGGCGCTCTGAAAATGACTTCTCGATGATGGCTTACAAAATCGCCGCGCAAACCAATGGCAAGCCCGTCAAGGTCACGTGGAGCCGTGAAGAAGACATGCAGCACGACTTTTATCGCCCGGCAGCCATTGCGCGCTTTAAAGGCGTGATGGGCGCTAAAAAACCACTGGCCGTGGATATCAAAATTGCCAGCTCCTCGATTTTTCTCTCCATGTCGAAGCGCTCCTCCATGCCCGCGATGGGTTCAGACCCGTTAATTGCCGAAGGCACCGCCGGACAGCCCGATGCTATTGAGAATATGCGCATTCGCACTTATACGCCGGAGCTGGACATTCCGGTGGGATTCTGGCGCTCGGTCGGCGCCTCTTATAATGGCTTCCTGCATGAAAGCTTTATGGATGAACTCGCCGCCAGCAAAGAACTTGACCCTATCCAAATGCGATTGGCGATGTTTGGTGATTTAGCGCCACCAGGCAATAAAGTGGTTGAGAAAGTTGCGCAAATGGCAGGCTGGACCGGTCGTAAACATGAGAATGGCAGCGGTTGTGGTTTTGCTTACACCCTATCGTTTGGTGCGCATACCGCTCAGATTATTGATGTGAGCATGACCGATCGCGGCATTAAGATTGATAAAGTGTACTGCGCCCTTGATGTGGGCGTGGCGATTGATCCGCGTAATATTGAAGCGCAAATTCAGTCTGCCGTTATTTATGGCCTCACCTCGGCGATCAGTGGCGAAATTACCTTTGAAGATGGCAAAGTCGTGCAGTCGAATTTTCATGACTACCCGGCGATGCGCATGAATGAAGTGCCTGAGATTGAAGTGGCAATTTTGGAGAATAACCCCAAAATTACCGGCGTGGGCGAGCCCGGAACGCCACCGTCAATTCCTGCGCTGGCCAATGCGATTTTCGCCCTGACTGGCACGCGGATTCGTGAGTTACCGATGAATAAGTTGGTTACGTTTGCCTGA
- a CDS encoding nitroreductase family protein has protein sequence MTQQAETLSPSQLERAVDQVIQSRKSVKVIGDVDAIPEIPEDFFAKVQEAMKVSGWAPFHYMAHASHLDREMNSPVPWRFYALDHQNCLRLIDALIEHPELGLTKNAAILRMIAAYGALVIVTWLPEPENCSGEEGATRCAMKNEEHVAAASAATQNLLLAATARNIDSYWSSGGVLREKACFDICKIPEQERFLGAVFLAPDMPDREGVRPGKLRDSRGTPDQWMTSVEI, from the coding sequence ATGACTCAACAAGCAGAAACGTTATCACCCAGCCAGCTAGAGCGTGCAGTCGATCAGGTGATTCAGTCGCGTAAATCGGTCAAAGTTATTGGCGATGTCGATGCGATTCCCGAGATTCCGGAAGACTTTTTTGCCAAAGTGCAGGAAGCAATGAAGGTATCGGGTTGGGCACCGTTTCATTATATGGCCCATGCTTCACACCTTGATCGTGAGATGAATTCACCGGTGCCATGGCGTTTTTATGCCTTGGATCATCAAAATTGCTTGCGCTTGATTGACGCGCTGATTGAGCATCCTGAGTTGGGCTTAACCAAAAACGCGGCCATTTTGCGCATGATCGCGGCGTATGGTGCACTGGTGATTGTGACTTGGTTGCCTGAGCCAGAAAACTGCAGCGGCGAAGAGGGCGCAACCCGTTGCGCCATGAAAAATGAAGAACATGTTGCGGCGGCGTCGGCGGCTACGCAGAATTTATTGCTGGCGGCAACGGCTCGAAATATCGACAGCTACTGGTCAAGTGGTGGTGTGTTGAGAGAAAAAGCCTGCTTTGATATTTGCAAGATTCCAGAGCAAGAGCGTTTCTTGGGCGCTGTGTTTCTGGCACCGGACATGCCGGATAGAGAGGGCGTGCGTCCGGGTAAATTACGCGATAGTCGCGGCACACCGGACCAATGGATGACCTCGGTAGAAATCTAA
- a CDS encoding efflux RND transporter periplasmic adaptor subunit, giving the protein MLNQKPSRFGALILFVLLVISGCEKADAPKQAEAANAAPQQQRPLPMVDIITATPETLTRTTNLPARLQASRSAVIIPRISGVIEKRVFTEGATVKAGDLLYLLDQGTFNTALNNAKAGLSTAQASVATAQAGLKRTEAALIQAQANRDYARKQLIRYEKLIQTNVIPRQDYDQAQSTFQVQQSNVNAAEADIASAKAGLNSARSMVQAAESSVETAKINLSYTRITSPIDGVAGGSKVTEGAYVVASQTPMVEVQQLDPLYVNITQPASAILKLREAQRANSSSTGSDRNIQITLDDGTPYPHKGRLLFVNQTVNESTGEVTIRAEVPNPMKDLIPGLYVRVNVPQERIDSAYMVPQQAVTRGEVDTVMVVEDDGSFRAQPVTIGGQRNQSWIVTKGLTPNAKVIVDGMGQMAIKMGAQKVQTRPWSSDKPPEAAKVVGE; this is encoded by the coding sequence ATGTTAAACCAAAAGCCGTCTCGATTCGGGGCGTTGATCCTTTTCGTATTGTTAGTGATCAGCGGTTGCGAAAAGGCAGATGCACCAAAACAGGCTGAGGCTGCGAACGCGGCACCGCAACAACAACGTCCACTGCCGATGGTTGATATTATTACAGCCACGCCGGAAACGCTTACCCGCACTACCAATTTGCCAGCACGTTTACAGGCTTCTCGCTCTGCCGTGATTATTCCACGCATTAGCGGTGTGATTGAAAAGCGTGTATTTACTGAAGGCGCGACGGTTAAAGCAGGCGACTTATTATATTTGCTTGATCAAGGCACATTTAATACGGCGCTTAATAATGCCAAAGCGGGCTTAAGTACGGCGCAAGCATCGGTTGCTACCGCTCAAGCGGGCCTAAAGCGTACCGAGGCGGCACTGATCCAAGCGCAGGCTAATCGCGATTACGCACGCAAGCAGTTGATCCGTTATGAGAAGTTGATTCAGACTAATGTTATTCCTCGTCAGGATTACGATCAGGCGCAGTCAACGTTTCAGGTACAGCAAAGTAATGTGAACGCGGCGGAGGCGGATATTGCTTCGGCAAAAGCGGGATTGAATTCTGCTCGCTCAATGGTGCAAGCGGCGGAGTCGAGTGTTGAAACGGCTAAGATTAACCTGAGCTATACCCGCATTACCTCACCGATTGATGGTGTGGCAGGTGGCTCTAAAGTCACGGAAGGCGCTTACGTGGTGGCTTCTCAAACGCCGATGGTGGAAGTACAACAACTTGATCCACTCTACGTCAATATTACCCAGCCAGCTAGCGCGATCCTGAAGCTACGTGAAGCGCAACGGGCCAATAGCAGCAGTACCGGTTCTGATCGCAATATCCAAATTACACTGGATGATGGCACGCCGTATCCGCATAAAGGTCGTTTGTTATTTGTGAATCAAACGGTGAATGAAAGCACTGGTGAAGTAACGATTCGCGCCGAAGTGCCTAACCCGATGAAGGACCTGATCCCTGGTTTGTATGTGCGGGTGAATGTGCCACAAGAACGCATCGACAGTGCTTATATGGTGCCTCAGCAAGCGGTGACTCGTGGCGAAGTTGACACGGTGATGGTGGTTGAAGATGACGGCAGTTTTCGTGCACAGCCGGTCACCATTGGTGGTCAGCGTAACCAAAGCTGGATTGTCACTAAAGGCTTAACACCAAACGCCAAAGTGATTGTGGATGGCATGGGCCAGATGGCAATTAAGATGGGGGCGCAGAAAGTACAGACTCGCCCGTGGAGTAGCGATAAGCCACCAGAAGCCGCTAAGGTCGTAGGGGAATAA
- a CDS encoding efflux RND transporter permease subunit: protein MAKFFIDRPIFAWVVAIFIIFAGLFSATKIPIEQYPNIAAPKINISFFYTGATAKTIQDSVISVIENGVNSVENVDYVESNAYSNGTGTISLTFKSGTDEDIAQVNVQNKLSQVESGLPQSVRNTGITVSKGGTGFLLFSMLYAEEGSSILQTTIADYAVRTIQPDLQRIEGVGTVQIFGSEQAMRIWVDPQKLKSYGLSFADLTSAIGAQNAQITAGSLGALPSMAGQQYTTAINVYGQLSTTEEFENIVIKRSDSGATVRMSDVAIIELGSQAYSTSARLNSRPAIGVGVQLSSSGNALAVASEVKERLAQMAPYFPEGMSWEVPYDTSTFVEISLKKVLYTLGEALVLVFLVMFLFLQNIRYTIIPTIVVPISLLGAVAIMQPLGLSINVLTMFAMVLVIGIVVDDAIVVVENVERLMAEEGLTPYQAAHKGMTQITGAVIGITLVLVAVFIPMASLDGATGGIYRQFSLVMAASIAFSAFLALSLTPALCASLLKPISADHHEKKGFFGWFNRMFSKLTKGYRRLVGRLIKHTVVMLLLFMMVIAASVYLFQKIPSSFLPTEDQGTVLVTYQLPTGATQERTAQMLEKAESIIRAESTVKDVISVLGFSFTGQGQNMALSFITLHDWAERTKPGEDAMSLAGALTGKLQSINDAMIFAVTPPAISSLGSSSGFSFYLQDRNSLGHDALLAARNQMLGMASQSSILTGVRPSGLEDATQIRVDIDRDAAFAQNVPLSAISFTLASAFGSNYVNDFPNKGRMQRVYVMAEAKARMQPDDILSMTIPNATGELVPMSSLASVNWTKGPEQVTRYNGFSAMAIQGSAAPGFSSGEAIKHVEELATKLGKGFSVAWSGQSLEEIRAGNSELFVYLLSGLAVFLCLSALYESWSMPFAVLLVVPLGILGVTLGNYFREFDNDIYFKIGMITVMGLSAKNAILIIEFAKELQESGMDRVRAVMKACALRFRPIVMTSMAFIAGVVPLYIASGASSASQRAIGTSVLWGMLVGTMLALLFVPIYYVVVRKLFGDGNGPRDKYAKQLKKEEPAAEQPGE, encoded by the coding sequence ATGGCAAAGTTCTTTATCGACCGCCCAATTTTTGCATGGGTGGTGGCAATCTTTATTATTTTTGCGGGACTGTTTTCCGCGACTAAAATCCCCATTGAGCAGTATCCGAATATTGCGGCACCGAAGATTAATATTTCATTTTTCTATACCGGTGCAACGGCGAAAACCATTCAGGACTCGGTTATTTCGGTCATTGAAAATGGCGTGAACTCGGTTGAAAACGTCGATTATGTAGAGTCCAATGCCTATTCCAATGGGACGGGAACCATCTCGTTGACCTTTAAATCCGGTACCGATGAGGATATCGCGCAGGTCAACGTCCAGAATAAACTGTCGCAAGTAGAGTCAGGCTTGCCGCAGTCGGTGCGAAATACGGGTATTACGGTATCCAAAGGTGGAACCGGATTCCTGCTGTTTAGCATGTTGTATGCGGAAGAAGGCTCGTCCATTTTACAGACGACCATCGCCGATTACGCGGTACGTACTATTCAGCCCGATTTACAGCGAATTGAAGGGGTAGGTACGGTTCAGATTTTTGGTTCTGAGCAGGCGATGCGTATCTGGGTTGACCCGCAAAAACTTAAGAGCTATGGCTTGTCGTTTGCTGATTTAACCTCCGCGATTGGCGCACAAAACGCACAGATTACAGCCGGTAGCTTGGGCGCATTGCCCAGTATGGCAGGGCAGCAATACACCACCGCGATCAATGTTTACGGTCAGCTATCCACCACGGAAGAGTTTGAAAATATCGTTATCAAGCGTAGCGATAGCGGTGCAACGGTACGCATGAGCGATGTGGCGATTATCGAGTTAGGGAGTCAGGCTTACAGCACCAGTGCCCGCTTAAATAGCCGTCCTGCGATAGGTGTGGGTGTGCAGCTTTCCTCTAGTGGTAATGCTTTGGCGGTGGCCAGTGAAGTGAAGGAACGCTTGGCTCAAATGGCGCCTTATTTCCCGGAAGGTATGAGCTGGGAAGTGCCTTACGACACCTCTACCTTCGTTGAAATCTCGCTGAAAAAGGTGTTGTACACCTTGGGTGAGGCACTGGTCTTAGTGTTTTTGGTGATGTTCTTATTCCTGCAGAATATCCGCTACACCATTATTCCGACGATTGTTGTACCGATCTCATTGCTTGGTGCGGTGGCGATTATGCAGCCGCTGGGCTTGAGTATTAACGTACTGACCATGTTTGCGATGGTACTGGTTATCGGTATCGTGGTGGATGATGCCATCGTGGTGGTGGAGAACGTCGAGCGCTTGATGGCAGAGGAAGGACTCACGCCATATCAAGCCGCGCATAAAGGGATGACGCAGATCACGGGTGCGGTTATCGGTATTACTTTAGTACTGGTGGCGGTATTTATTCCGATGGCTTCATTGGATGGCGCAACCGGTGGTATTTACCGGCAGTTCTCGTTGGTTATGGCCGCCTCGATTGCCTTCTCCGCGTTCTTAGCGCTGTCACTGACGCCTGCATTATGTGCTTCTTTATTGAAGCCGATTAGTGCAGATCACCATGAGAAAAAAGGCTTCTTTGGTTGGTTTAACCGGATGTTTTCCAAGCTGACCAAGGGCTATCGCAGACTGGTTGGCCGCTTAATTAAGCACACGGTTGTGATGTTGTTGCTGTTTATGATGGTGATTGCGGCATCGGTTTATTTGTTCCAGAAGATTCCTAGCTCATTCTTGCCGACGGAAGATCAGGGTACAGTACTGGTGACTTATCAGCTGCCAACCGGTGCGACTCAGGAACGTACGGCGCAAATGTTGGAGAAGGCTGAGAGCATTATCCGCGCAGAGTCGACGGTTAAGGACGTTATCTCGGTACTGGGCTTCAGCTTTACGGGTCAGGGGCAGAACATGGCCTTGAGCTTTATTACGCTGCATGACTGGGCAGAGCGGACGAAGCCCGGTGAGGATGCGATGTCATTAGCCGGTGCGCTAACGGGCAAGTTGCAGTCGATTAATGATGCGATGATCTTTGCCGTGACACCGCCAGCGATCTCTAGTTTGGGTTCATCTTCAGGCTTTAGTTTTTACCTGCAAGACCGTAATAGCTTAGGTCATGATGCGCTGTTGGCTGCCCGTAATCAAATGCTTGGAATGGCCAGTCAAAGCTCCATACTGACCGGTGTTCGCCCCAGTGGTTTGGAAGATGCGACGCAGATACGGGTCGATATTGACCGTGATGCAGCCTTTGCGCAAAACGTACCGCTATCGGCGATTTCATTCACCTTGGCCAGTGCCTTTGGTTCTAACTATGTAAATGACTTCCCGAATAAAGGACGCATGCAGCGTGTGTATGTGATGGCAGAAGCCAAAGCACGGATGCAGCCGGATGATATTCTGAGCATGACGATTCCGAATGCAACCGGTGAGCTTGTGCCAATGTCATCTCTGGCGTCGGTCAATTGGACGAAAGGCCCAGAGCAGGTGACGCGTTATAACGGCTTTAGCGCCATGGCGATTCAAGGCTCGGCAGCCCCCGGTTTCTCTAGTGGTGAAGCGATTAAGCACGTTGAAGAGTTGGCGACTAAGCTCGGTAAGGGCTTCTCGGTGGCCTGGAGCGGTCAGTCACTAGAAGAGATCCGTGCGGGTAACTCGGAGCTGTTCGTGTATCTGCTGTCAGGCTTGGCGGTGTTCTTGTGCTTGTCTGCCTTGTATGAGAGCTGGTCAATGCCATTTGCGGTGTTGTTAGTTGTGCCTTTAGGTATTTTGGGTGTGACGCTGGGTAACTACTTCCGAGAGTTTGATAACGATATTTACTTCAAAATCGGCATGATAACGGTGATGGGTTTGTCGGCCAAAAATGCGATTTTGATTATCGAATTTGCTAAAGAATTGCAAGAATCTGGCATGGATCGAGTTCGCGCCGTGATGAAAGCCTGCGCGCTGCGTTTCCGTCCTATCGTAATGACTTCAATGGCGTTTATTGCTGGTGTTGTGCCGCTGTATATTGCTTCTGGTGCAAGCTCTGCCAGCCAACGTGCTATCGGTACTAGTGTACTTTGGGGAATGCTGGTCGGAACCATGCTGGCATTGCTCTTTGTGCCTATTTATTATGTGGTCGTGCGTAAGCTATTTGGCGATGGGAATGGCCCCAGAGACAAGTATGCTAAGCAGTTGAAAAAAGAGGAGCCTGCAGCGGAACAGCCTGGTGAGTAA
- a CDS encoding helix-turn-helix domain-containing protein, producing MKNFNQVKHTALELFSMAGFVGHISNEDEYHQALALMEELIEEYDLYKPLIEVLSVSIERWEDESEEFVEFNANITGLDNDVATLRTIMDQYQLKADDLKEVIGGKSLVSMILNGTRQLTKDHIQALSAKYNISPAAFF from the coding sequence ATGAAGAACTTTAACCAAGTAAAACACACGGCATTAGAGCTTTTTTCAATGGCTGGTTTTGTTGGGCATATTTCAAATGAGGACGAATACCATCAAGCTTTAGCGCTGATGGAAGAACTAATCGAAGAGTACGATTTATATAAACCTCTAATTGAAGTTTTGTCTGTTTCCATCGAACGTTGGGAAGATGAGTCTGAAGAGTTCGTTGAATTCAACGCCAACATTACAGGCCTCGACAATGATGTCGCAACCTTAAGAACCATCATGGATCAGTACCAACTTAAAGCAGATGATCTTAAAGAAGTTATCGGCGGTAAAAGTCTGGTATCCATGATATTGAATGGCACTAGACAACTAACCAAAGATCACATTCAAGCATTATCGGCTAAATATAATATTAGCCCTGCGGCCTTTTTCTAG
- a CDS encoding type II toxin-antitoxin system HigB family toxin — translation MHVISRKPFNDAAKKYPNDATAIEALYKTLRANLFNDPLDMKNLYPSLDNFKYKDKWYVIDIGGNNLRLLAFIEFRDNRMFVKHIVSHAEYDKLCAKYAKESK, via the coding sequence ATGCACGTTATATCAAGAAAGCCATTTAATGATGCCGCGAAGAAATATCCAAACGATGCAACCGCAATAGAAGCATTATATAAGACGCTGAGAGCTAACCTCTTCAATGATCCGTTGGATATGAAAAACCTGTATCCCAGCTTAGATAACTTTAAGTACAAAGATAAATGGTATGTCATAGATATAGGCGGCAACAATTTACGCCTTCTGGCTTTTATTGAGTTTCGTGACAACCGCATGTTCGTCAAACATATTGTGTCTCATGCTGAATATGACAAGCTATGCGCTAAGTATGCAAAGGAGTCAAAATGA
- a CDS encoding DUF6064 family protein, with protein MSQLLQFSLLDMTPYDRQSWFYLVGDYNQAIWLAYPVALLLTLAMLGLLFRPTKRLSDHQSVRLVLALLGVGWIWTGAVFHTQYFADLNWAAPWFGWAFVGQGCLLLLAATLMKSASWVPLSSLRGWLAQFLLLLGLVIYPLSGLLEGRTFTQLEWFPLLPAPVTLVSFAILVLLTTRWRHALVVIPILWGVVSAAFATTLGLLEFYFMAGAIVLWLAHLALSLTNKRSG; from the coding sequence ATGTCACAACTACTGCAATTTTCCTTATTGGATATGACGCCTTATGACCGGCAAAGCTGGTTTTATTTGGTGGGTGATTATAATCAGGCAATCTGGTTGGCTTATCCAGTCGCCCTATTGCTAACGCTGGCCATGCTAGGTTTACTCTTTCGACCAACTAAAAGGCTGAGCGATCATCAGTCCGTTCGCTTGGTACTAGCATTGCTGGGCGTTGGTTGGATTTGGACCGGTGCCGTATTTCATACCCAATATTTTGCTGATCTTAATTGGGCTGCACCTTGGTTTGGTTGGGCTTTTGTTGGTCAGGGTTGTCTGCTGTTATTGGCTGCTACATTGATGAAATCAGCCTCATGGGTGCCACTGTCATCGCTACGTGGATGGCTGGCACAATTTCTACTGTTATTAGGTCTGGTCATTTACCCGCTTAGTGGCTTGCTAGAAGGCAGAACTTTTACGCAGTTGGAATGGTTTCCTTTGCTGCCAGCACCTGTGACTCTGGTCAGCTTTGCAATATTAGTGCTACTAACAACACGATGGCGACATGCTTTAGTGGTTATTCCTATTTTGTGGGGTGTAGTGAGTGCAGCCTTTGCGACTACACTCGGCCTGCTAGAGTTCTATTTTATGGCTGGGGCAATTGTTTTATGGTTAGCACACCTAGCGTTAAGCCTCACAAATAAAAGATCTGGTTAG
- a CDS encoding aldo/keto reductase: MSDEQFNIPNDKNTLLTMPERRLFLQALSVPALLALLPNNAFATDNNALITKPIPSTGEQLPVIGMGTWITFNVGRNIDARNVRTEVLKTFFDLGGKMVDSSPMYGSAEAVMGYALERLKLQGIKTDESLFSTTKVWTHSDGEAQIADSFQLWGLDKFDLFQIHNLVNWQDHLKRLQQLKQAGKIRYLGITTSHGRRHEDLEEIMKTQPLDFIQLTYNMRYREAEKRLLPLAKEKGIAVIANRPLDGGQLFNQFANKPLPAWAGEIGCTNWAQFFLKFVVSHPAMTCAIPATSKVAHMKENMGAARGVLPDQAMRAKMLTYIQSL, from the coding sequence ATGAGCGATGAACAGTTTAATATCCCAAACGATAAAAACACCCTCCTCACAATGCCGGAGCGACGCTTGTTTTTGCAGGCATTGTCCGTCCCTGCACTGCTAGCCTTGCTGCCAAATAACGCCTTTGCAACAGACAACAATGCATTAATCACCAAGCCCATTCCCAGCACTGGAGAACAGCTACCAGTCATTGGAATGGGCACATGGATCACCTTTAATGTGGGCCGCAATATCGACGCGCGCAATGTACGCACCGAGGTATTGAAAACCTTTTTCGACCTTGGCGGCAAAATGGTCGACTCCTCGCCCATGTACGGCTCAGCTGAAGCCGTAATGGGCTATGCGCTGGAACGCCTAAAATTACAAGGTATAAAGACTGATGAATCACTGTTTTCAACTACCAAAGTCTGGACACATTCTGATGGTGAAGCGCAAATCGCCGATTCTTTTCAGCTCTGGGGTTTGGATAAATTCGACCTGTTTCAAATCCATAACCTAGTGAACTGGCAAGATCATCTGAAAAGGCTTCAGCAACTAAAGCAAGCCGGAAAAATCAGGTACCTTGGCATCACCACCTCCCATGGCCGCCGCCATGAAGATCTTGAAGAAATCATGAAAACGCAGCCACTCGACTTTATTCAGCTCACTTACAATATGCGATATCGTGAAGCCGAAAAGCGCCTGTTGCCACTGGCTAAGGAAAAAGGGATTGCGGTAATTGCCAATCGCCCTCTTGATGGCGGGCAACTATTTAACCAATTTGCCAATAAGCCATTGCCTGCTTGGGCGGGTGAAATTGGCTGCACGAACTGGGCGCAGTTCTTTCTGAAATTTGTGGTATCGCACCCCGCAATGACTTGCGCGATTCCAGCCACCTCAAAGGTCGCTCACATGAAAGAGAATATGGGTGCAGCGCGTGGCGTGTTACCCGACCAAGCAATGCGAGCAAAAATGCTAACGTACATTCAGAGTCTCTAA